Proteins encoded within one genomic window of Streptomyces kaniharaensis:
- a CDS encoding DoxX family protein, with amino-acid sequence MPSGSPSTTAPTTTVHPGRVTPGSAETSPHAYDAGLLLLRLALGLTMAAHGSQKLFGWFGGGGIDGTGRFFTMSGYPAGDTMAVVAGLTETLGGLALAVGLLTPLAGAAIVGTMVNAIAVTWGGGFFAPKGNEYELLLTAGAVALALTGPGRYAVDRFLPVLRAHRLAYGAAAVVIGLATAGVVLLFRR; translated from the coding sequence CCCCCACCACCACCGTCCACCCGGGCCGGGTGACCCCCGGCTCGGCGGAGACCTCCCCGCACGCCTACGACGCCGGACTCCTGCTCCTGCGCCTGGCGCTCGGTCTGACCATGGCCGCGCACGGCAGCCAGAAGCTGTTCGGCTGGTTCGGTGGCGGCGGGATCGACGGCACCGGTCGGTTCTTCACCATGAGCGGCTACCCGGCGGGCGACACCATGGCCGTCGTCGCCGGCCTCACCGAGACGCTGGGCGGGCTGGCGCTGGCCGTCGGCCTGCTCACCCCGCTGGCCGGCGCCGCGATCGTCGGCACGATGGTCAACGCCATCGCCGTCACCTGGGGTGGCGGCTTCTTCGCCCCGAAGGGCAACGAGTACGAACTGCTGCTCACGGCCGGCGCCGTCGCGCTCGCCCTGACCGGCCCGGGCCGCTACGCGGTGGACCGCTTCCTGCCGGTGCTCCGCGCGCATCGCCTGGCGTACGGTGCGGCTGCCGTCGTGATCGGCCTGGCGACCGCGGGCGTCGTCCTGCTGTTCCGCAGGTAG
- a CDS encoding Zn-ribbon domain-containing OB-fold protein → MVHSAIDTETESTTLYFQRCTWCGNPTFQRLLCPTCGSTDLRLEPSEGTGVVRRCAVEQARTPLARQKSLIRMAEGFDVWCIVDGLRSTVPVGTRVRLLSSPDSEHPELRLLPVEEPQPVQPAEPRPLPPTQGGFTQHLAAFAE, encoded by the coding sequence GTGGTCCACTCAGCCATCGACACCGAAACCGAGAGCACCACGCTGTACTTCCAGCGCTGTACGTGGTGCGGCAACCCCACCTTCCAGCGGCTGCTCTGCCCCACCTGCGGCTCCACCGACCTGCGGCTGGAGCCCAGCGAGGGCACCGGCGTGGTGCGGCGCTGCGCGGTCGAGCAGGCCAGGACGCCGCTGGCTCGCCAGAAGTCGCTGATCCGGATGGCCGAGGGCTTCGACGTGTGGTGCATCGTCGACGGGCTGCGAAGCACCGTGCCGGTGGGCACCAGGGTCCGTCTGCTGTCCTCCCCCGACTCCGAGCACCCGGAGCTGCGGCTGCTGCCGGTGGAGGAGCCGCAGCCGGTCCAGCCCGCCGAGCCGCGCCCGCTGCCGCCGACCCAGGGCGGCTTCACGCAGCACCTCGCGGCCTTCGCGGAATAG
- a CDS encoding electron transfer flavoprotein subunit alpha/FixB family protein, whose product MAEILVLVDHADGVVRKPALELLTLARRIGEPSAVVLGAGAAAADIAAKAGEYGAAKVYVADGAEFTDQLVVPKVDALTQIAQAASPAAVLVTSSGEGKEVAARVALRLGSGIITDAVDVRAGAEGPVATQSVFAASFTVDSRVGKGVPVITVKPNAVAPEAAPAAGAVENVTVAFTGNAAKVTSRTPRVSSGRPELTEAAIVVSGGRGVGEAAGFGVVEELADALGAAVGASRAAVDAGWYPHSNQVGQTGKQVSPQLYVANGISGAIQHRAGMQTSKTIVAVNKDPEAPIFELADYGVVGDLFAVLPQLTAEVKTRKG is encoded by the coding sequence ATGGCTGAGATTCTCGTTCTGGTGGACCACGCCGACGGTGTGGTCCGCAAGCCGGCCCTGGAGCTGCTGACCCTGGCCCGCCGCATCGGCGAGCCGTCCGCCGTCGTCCTGGGCGCCGGTGCCGCCGCCGCCGACATCGCCGCCAAGGCCGGCGAGTACGGCGCGGCGAAGGTGTACGTCGCCGACGGCGCCGAGTTCACCGACCAGCTGGTCGTCCCCAAGGTGGACGCCCTGACCCAGATCGCACAGGCCGCCTCCCCGGCCGCCGTGCTGGTCACGTCCTCCGGCGAGGGCAAGGAGGTCGCCGCCCGCGTGGCGCTGCGCCTCGGCTCCGGCATCATCACCGACGCGGTGGACGTCCGCGCCGGCGCCGAGGGCCCGGTCGCCACCCAGTCGGTGTTCGCCGCCTCGTTCACCGTCGACTCGCGCGTCGGCAAGGGCGTGCCGGTCATCACCGTCAAGCCGAACGCCGTCGCCCCCGAGGCCGCCCCGGCCGCCGGCGCGGTGGAGAACGTCACCGTCGCCTTCACCGGCAACGCCGCCAAGGTCACCTCGCGCACCCCGCGCGTGTCCTCGGGCCGCCCGGAGCTGACCGAGGCCGCCATCGTGGTCTCCGGTGGCCGCGGCGTCGGCGAGGCCGCCGGCTTCGGCGTCGTCGAGGAGCTCGCGGACGCGCTGGGCGCGGCCGTCGGCGCCTCGCGTGCCGCCGTCGACGCCGGCTGGTACCCGCACAGCAACCAGGTCGGCCAGACCGGCAAGCAGGTCTCGCCGCAGCTCTACGTGGCCAACGGCATCTCGGGCGCCATCCAGCACCGGGCCGGCATGCAGACCTCGAAGACCATCGTGGCCGTCAACAAGGACCCCGAGGCCCCGATCTTCGAGCTGGCGGACTACGGCGTGGTCGGCGACCTCTTCGCCGTCCTCCCGCAGCTCACCGCCGAGGTGAAGACCCGCAAGGGCTGA
- a CDS encoding collagenase, translated as MSTARLLRLPQLARLLTVALILVLAIGLLAPRGQAAPLPTGPNPAAPNSVGAAPQPGLGAAANGDGEQALVGADRRAPLALDPALPSDRSPDQPAPANAPAKALGAAAADAPACNVGDFTGRTGDALVQQIKSVDLGCINQLFQLVGTDAYNAFREAQMDTVAYALRDAAGSYPGDNSTSVGQLVLYLRAGYFVQWYNPAVVGPYGTALQTAIRAALDAFFANSHAWDVTSNNAGTLGEAVTLIDSAQENIRYLSVVKRLLTDYNSATWNPAGLAWAVNPAFTVLFRGHQLADFPAAVQADPSVLDALYGFASRNSDLFSGSYRPLPYNADRELGRFLKYPVLQAKVRPLEQALAAQSSPGGANVYQWAAVAEMADAYDTGNCAYYGTCDNANRLKAANLTVSSTCSPSIRILAQALDAGQLATACTSLNGQDAYFHAVVRDNGPVKDDHNTTIEVVVFHSSFDYGALAGILYGISTNNGGMYLEGDPAKPGNQPRFVAYEAEWVRPAFQIWNLNHEYTHYLDGRFDMYGDFNAGQTTPTVWWVEGFAEYVSYSYRKVTYDAAIAAAARHTYKLSDLFDTTYNNADQERIYRWGYLAVRYMLEQHRADVDAVLAKYRVGDWDGARTLLKTTIGTRYDADFDTWLTGCANGACATTPTVPSLPECTGADTRQLDKNCARSNVSATTGNYAHFYVLVPAGIQQLKITTGGGTGNGDLYYNPSSWAYTNAYTARSAGPDNSETLTVGNPPAGYVHFSLYAQQGFSGVSVTSEF; from the coding sequence GTGAGTACCGCACGTCTGCTGCGACTGCCGCAGCTGGCGCGACTGTTAACGGTCGCTCTGATCCTTGTGCTGGCGATCGGCCTGCTCGCCCCGCGCGGCCAGGCAGCGCCGCTCCCCACCGGCCCGAACCCCGCCGCCCCGAATTCCGTCGGCGCGGCACCCCAGCCCGGCCTCGGCGCCGCAGCCAACGGCGACGGCGAGCAGGCGCTCGTCGGTGCCGACCGGCGCGCCCCGCTCGCCCTCGACCCCGCACTGCCGTCCGACCGCTCGCCGGACCAGCCCGCACCTGCCAACGCGCCCGCCAAGGCCCTTGGCGCCGCAGCTGCGGACGCGCCGGCGTGCAACGTCGGCGACTTCACCGGCCGTACCGGCGACGCGCTCGTGCAGCAGATCAAGTCCGTGGACCTCGGCTGCATCAACCAGCTGTTCCAACTCGTGGGCACGGACGCGTACAACGCCTTCCGTGAAGCCCAAATGGACACCGTGGCCTACGCGTTGCGCGACGCGGCGGGCAGCTACCCCGGCGACAACAGCACCTCCGTCGGCCAGCTCGTGCTCTACCTGCGGGCCGGCTACTTCGTGCAGTGGTACAACCCGGCCGTGGTCGGCCCGTACGGCACCGCGCTGCAGACCGCGATCCGCGCCGCGCTGGACGCGTTCTTCGCCAACTCCCACGCGTGGGACGTCACTTCGAACAACGCCGGGACCCTGGGCGAGGCCGTCACGCTGATCGACAGCGCGCAGGAGAACATCCGCTACCTGTCCGTCGTCAAGCGGCTGCTGACCGACTACAACAGCGCCACCTGGAACCCGGCCGGCCTGGCCTGGGCGGTCAACCCGGCGTTCACCGTACTGTTCCGCGGCCACCAGCTGGCGGACTTCCCCGCCGCCGTCCAGGCCGACCCGAGCGTGCTGGACGCGCTGTACGGCTTCGCCTCCCGCAACAGCGACCTGTTCAGCGGCAGTTACCGCCCGCTGCCCTACAACGCCGACCGCGAGCTGGGCCGCTTCCTGAAGTACCCGGTGCTCCAGGCCAAGGTCCGCCCCCTTGAGCAGGCGCTCGCCGCGCAGTCCTCGCCGGGCGGTGCCAACGTCTACCAGTGGGCCGCCGTCGCCGAGATGGCCGACGCCTACGACACCGGCAACTGCGCGTACTACGGCACCTGCGACAACGCGAACCGCCTCAAGGCGGCCAACCTGACCGTCTCGTCCACCTGCAGCCCGAGCATCCGGATCCTCGCCCAGGCGCTGGACGCCGGCCAGCTGGCCACCGCCTGCACCAGCCTGAACGGCCAGGACGCCTACTTCCACGCCGTCGTGCGCGACAACGGCCCGGTGAAGGACGACCACAACACCACCATCGAGGTCGTGGTGTTCCACTCCTCCTTCGACTACGGCGCGTTGGCCGGGATCCTCTACGGCATCAGCACCAACAACGGCGGCATGTACCTGGAGGGCGACCCGGCCAAGCCCGGCAACCAGCCGCGCTTCGTCGCGTACGAGGCCGAGTGGGTCCGCCCGGCGTTCCAGATCTGGAACCTCAACCACGAGTACACCCACTACCTCGACGGCCGCTTCGACATGTACGGCGACTTCAACGCCGGCCAGACCACCCCGACGGTGTGGTGGGTCGAGGGCTTCGCCGAGTACGTCTCCTACTCGTACCGCAAGGTGACGTACGACGCCGCCATCGCGGCCGCGGCCCGGCACACCTACAAGCTGAGCGACCTGTTCGACACCACCTACAACAACGCCGACCAGGAGCGGATCTACCGCTGGGGCTACCTCGCCGTCCGCTACATGCTGGAGCAGCACCGCGCCGACGTGGACGCCGTGCTGGCCAAGTACCGGGTCGGCGACTGGGACGGCGCCCGGACGCTGCTGAAGACCACCATCGGCACCCGCTACGACGCCGACTTCGACACCTGGCTGACCGGGTGCGCGAACGGCGCCTGCGCGACCACGCCCACCGTCCCGTCGCTGCCTGAGTGCACCGGCGCCGACACCCGGCAGCTGGACAAGAACTGCGCCCGCAGCAACGTCTCCGCCACGACCGGCAACTACGCGCACTTCTACGTGCTCGTCCCGGCGGGCATCCAGCAGCTGAAGATCACCACCGGCGGCGGCACCGGCAACGGCGACCTGTACTACAACCCGAGCAGCTGGGCCTACACGAACGCGTACACCGCGCGCTCGGCGGGCCCGGACAACAGCGAGACCCTCACCGTCGGCAACCCGCCCGCCGGCTACGTCCACTTCAGCCTCTACGCCCAGCAGGGCTTCAGCGGGGTGAGCGTCACGAGCGAGTTCTGA
- a CDS encoding chloride channel protein encodes MPGTPQQQSGGPTLHEVLLRKGYFGLLLIAALVGIPVSLAAFGFVSLEHQLQHWVWESLPDAAGFSRAPWWWPMPALLLAGLLLAPVVTRLPGHGGHIPVVGFGGGPSLPRDVPGVVLAALAGLPLGVVLGPEAPLMAMGSGLALLAVRSARRTEQPQLVRVLGTAGSAAAISTIFGSPLVAGVMMIEAAGLGGPRLVALILPCLLASGVGALVFTGFGHWTGLSIGALALPSVPKTGIPDPGDFLWGIPLAVTIAVVSVAGQTFGRRVKAYTTGDPDGPRPRPTARQTAVRTVLCAVAVGACLTAYALLTGRSPEEAALSGQATLSTLAADPAAWPIGALLALVLCKGVGWGIALGSLRGGPIFPAILLGAALGVACAPLPGFGTASALAAGLAASAAAVTRLPLSSTVLATALLGGEAANAMPLLIVAAVTAFITGELLRSRAGRAPVPSDRTAAEVG; translated from the coding sequence ATGCCGGGGACGCCCCAGCAGCAGAGCGGTGGTCCGACGCTGCACGAGGTGCTGCTGCGGAAGGGATACTTCGGCCTGCTGCTGATCGCGGCGCTGGTCGGCATCCCGGTCTCGCTGGCCGCCTTCGGGTTCGTCAGCCTGGAACACCAGCTCCAGCACTGGGTCTGGGAGAGCCTGCCGGACGCCGCCGGGTTCAGCCGCGCCCCCTGGTGGTGGCCGATGCCCGCCCTCCTGCTGGCCGGACTGCTGCTCGCCCCGGTCGTCACCCGGCTGCCCGGGCACGGCGGGCACATCCCGGTGGTCGGGTTCGGCGGCGGGCCCAGCCTGCCGCGGGACGTCCCCGGCGTGGTGCTCGCCGCGCTCGCCGGTCTGCCGCTCGGTGTGGTGCTCGGCCCGGAGGCGCCGCTGATGGCGATGGGCAGCGGCCTCGCACTGCTCGCGGTCCGCTCCGCCCGGAGGACCGAACAACCCCAGCTGGTGCGGGTGTTGGGCACGGCTGGCTCGGCGGCGGCGATCTCCACCATCTTCGGCAGCCCGCTGGTCGCCGGCGTGATGATGATCGAGGCGGCCGGGCTGGGCGGCCCGCGGCTGGTCGCGCTGATCCTGCCGTGCCTTCTCGCCAGTGGCGTCGGCGCGCTGGTCTTCACCGGCTTCGGCCACTGGACCGGGCTGTCGATCGGCGCGCTCGCGCTGCCCTCCGTCCCGAAGACCGGCATCCCCGACCCCGGCGACTTCCTCTGGGGCATCCCGCTGGCCGTCACGATCGCCGTGGTCTCCGTGGCCGGACAGACGTTCGGCCGGCGGGTCAAGGCGTACACCACGGGCGACCCGGACGGGCCCCGGCCGCGGCCGACCGCCCGGCAGACGGCCGTCCGGACGGTGCTGTGCGCGGTCGCGGTCGGTGCCTGCCTCACCGCGTACGCGCTGCTCACCGGCCGCTCGCCCGAGGAGGCCGCGCTCTCCGGGCAGGCCACCCTGAGCACGCTGGCAGCCGACCCGGCGGCCTGGCCGATCGGTGCGCTGCTCGCGCTGGTGCTGTGCAAGGGAGTCGGCTGGGGCATCGCGCTGGGCAGCCTGCGCGGTGGACCGATCTTCCCGGCGATCCTGCTCGGCGCCGCCCTCGGCGTGGCCTGCGCGCCGCTGCCCGGCTTCGGCACCGCGTCCGCCCTGGCCGCCGGACTGGCCGCCTCCGCCGCCGCCGTCACCCGCCTGCCGCTCAGCAGCACGGTACTGGCAACGGCCCTGCTGGGCGGGGAGGCGGCGAACGCGATGCCCCTGCTGATCGTCGCCGCCGTGACGGCCTTCATCACCGGCGAGCTGCTCCGCAGCCGGGCCGGGCGCGCCCCCGTACCGTCGGACCGCACGGCAGCCGAGGTCGGCTGA
- a CDS encoding electron transfer flavoprotein subunit beta/FixA family protein, with protein sequence MSLRIVVCVKYVPDATGDRRFADDHTTDREGVDGLLSELDEYGVEQALRIAEANEGAEVTVLTVGPDDAKDALRKALSMGADKAVHVNDDDIHGSDVIGTSAILAKALERTGFDLVIGGMASTDGSMGVLPALLAERLGVPQVTLLSEVSVEGGVVKGRRDGDAATELVEAALPAVVSVTDQSGEARYPSFKGIMAAKKKPVESLDLDDLGIEADEVGLAGAWTAVEAVAARPARTAGTVVKDEGEGGKQLAAFLADQKFI encoded by the coding sequence ATGAGCTTGAGGATCGTCGTCTGTGTGAAGTACGTGCCGGATGCGACGGGTGACCGTCGGTTCGCGGACGACCACACCACCGACCGGGAGGGCGTGGACGGCCTTCTGTCGGAGCTGGACGAGTACGGCGTGGAGCAGGCGCTGCGGATCGCGGAGGCGAACGAGGGCGCCGAGGTGACGGTGCTGACGGTCGGGCCGGACGACGCGAAGGACGCGCTGCGCAAGGCGCTGTCGATGGGTGCGGACAAGGCCGTGCACGTGAACGACGACGACATCCACGGTTCGGACGTGATCGGGACGTCGGCGATCCTGGCGAAGGCGCTGGAGCGGACCGGGTTCGACCTGGTGATCGGTGGCATGGCGTCGACGGACGGTTCGATGGGTGTGCTGCCGGCGCTGCTGGCGGAGCGTCTGGGCGTGCCGCAGGTGACGCTGCTGTCCGAGGTGTCGGTCGAGGGCGGTGTGGTCAAGGGCCGTCGCGACGGTGACGCGGCGACCGAGCTGGTCGAGGCGGCGCTGCCGGCCGTGGTCTCGGTGACGGACCAGTCGGGTGAGGCCCGCTACCCGTCGTTCAAGGGGATCATGGCGGCGAAGAAGAAGCCGGTGGAGTCGCTGGACCTAGACGACCTGGGCATCGAGGCCGACGAGGTCGGTCTGGCCGGTGCGTGGACGGCGGTCGAGGCCGTGGCGGCGCGTCCGGCGCGCACCGCGGGCACGGTCGTCAAGGACGAGGGCGAGGGCGGCAAGCAGCTCGCCGCGTTCCTCGCGGACCAGAAGTTCATCTGA
- a CDS encoding acyl-CoA dehydrogenase family protein encodes MSQDFDLFRVSEEHEMLREAVRGLAEAKIAPFAAEVDEQGRFPQEALDALQGNDLHAVHVPEEYGGAGADALATVIVIEEVARVCASSSLIPAVNKLGSLPVQLSGSEELKAKYLGALARGEGMFSYCLSEPEAGSDAAGMKTRAVRDGDFWVLNGVKRWITNAGVSEFYTVMAVTDPSMRSKGISAFVVEKGDEGVSFGAPEKKLGIKGSPTREVYFDNVRIPADRMIGAEGTGFATAMRTLDHTRVTIAAQAIGIAQGALDYAKGYVQERKQFGKAIAEFQGVQFMLADMAMKLEAARQLTYAAAAKSQRGDADLTFFGAAAKCFASDAAMEITTDAVQLLGGYGYTRDYPVERMMRDAKITQIYEGTNQVQRIVMARNLP; translated from the coding sequence ATGAGCCAGGACTTCGATCTCTTCCGTGTCTCCGAGGAGCACGAGATGCTCCGTGAGGCGGTGCGCGGGCTGGCCGAGGCGAAGATCGCTCCGTTCGCGGCGGAGGTGGACGAGCAGGGGCGGTTCCCGCAGGAGGCGCTGGACGCGCTGCAGGGCAACGACCTGCACGCGGTGCACGTGCCGGAGGAGTACGGCGGTGCGGGGGCGGACGCGCTGGCGACGGTGATCGTGATCGAGGAGGTCGCGCGGGTGTGCGCGTCCTCGTCGCTGATCCCGGCGGTGAACAAGCTGGGGTCGCTGCCGGTGCAGCTGTCGGGCTCGGAGGAGCTGAAGGCGAAGTACCTGGGGGCTCTGGCGCGCGGGGAGGGGATGTTCTCGTACTGCCTGTCGGAGCCGGAGGCGGGCTCGGACGCGGCGGGGATGAAGACCCGGGCGGTGCGGGACGGGGACTTCTGGGTGCTGAACGGTGTGAAGCGCTGGATCACCAATGCGGGTGTGTCGGAGTTCTACACGGTGATGGCGGTGACGGATCCTTCGATGCGGTCGAAGGGGATCTCGGCGTTCGTGGTGGAGAAGGGCGACGAGGGTGTGTCGTTCGGTGCTCCGGAGAAGAAGCTGGGGATCAAGGGGTCGCCGACGCGTGAGGTGTACTTCGACAACGTGCGGATTCCGGCGGATCGGATGATCGGGGCGGAGGGCACCGGTTTCGCGACGGCGATGCGGACGCTGGACCACACGCGGGTGACGATCGCGGCGCAGGCGATCGGTATCGCGCAGGGTGCGCTGGACTACGCGAAGGGGTATGTCCAGGAGCGCAAGCAGTTCGGGAAGGCGATCGCGGAGTTCCAGGGCGTCCAGTTCATGCTGGCGGACATGGCGATGAAGCTGGAGGCGGCGCGGCAGCTGACGTACGCGGCGGCGGCGAAGTCGCAGCGCGGGGACGCGGATCTGACGTTCTTCGGTGCGGCGGCGAAGTGCTTCGCGTCGGACGCGGCGATGGAGATCACCACGGACGCGGTGCAGCTGCTCGGCGGGTACGGGTACACGCGGGACTACCCGGTGGAGCGGATGATGCGGGACGCGAAGATCACGCAGATCTACGAGGGCACCAACCAGGTCCAGCGCATCGTCATGGCCCGCAACCTGCCGTAG
- a CDS encoding M20/M25/M40 family metallo-hydrolase encodes MSERSESAASKVTAESEVAGICRDLIRIDTSNYGDGSGPGERRAAEYVAEQLAEFGVEPQIFESTRGRASTVVRIEGEDRSRPGLLIHGHTDVVPANAADWTYDPFGGEIADGCVWGRGAVDMKDMDAMTLAVVRDRLRTGRKPPRDLVLAFLADEEAGGTHGARFLVDKHPELFEGVTEGIGEVGGFSFTVNDQVRLYLVETAEKGMHWMRLTVEGRAGHGSMENDDNAITELCEAVARLGRHNFPLRITKTVRAFLDELSDALGVELDPENMDETLRVLGGIAKMIGTTLRNTAQPTMLGAGYKVNVIPGQATAHVDGRFLPGYEEEFLAELDSVLGPRVKRESLHSDRAIETSFDGALVEAMQTALRAEDPIARAVPYCLSGGTDAKSFQDLGIRCFGFAPLQLPPELDFAGMFHGVDERVPVDGLKFGVRVLDRFIDAC; translated from the coding sequence GTGAGCGAGCGGAGCGAGTCGGCGGCGTCGAAGGTGACGGCTGAGTCGGAGGTCGCCGGGATCTGTCGTGATCTGATCCGGATCGACACCAGCAACTACGGTGACGGCTCCGGCCCGGGGGAGCGCAGGGCGGCCGAGTACGTGGCCGAGCAGCTCGCCGAGTTCGGGGTCGAGCCGCAGATCTTCGAGTCGACCAGGGGGCGGGCCTCGACCGTGGTCCGGATCGAGGGCGAGGACCGGTCCCGCCCGGGCCTGCTGATCCACGGCCACACCGACGTGGTGCCGGCCAACGCCGCGGACTGGACGTACGACCCGTTCGGCGGGGAGATCGCGGACGGCTGCGTCTGGGGGCGCGGCGCGGTGGACATGAAGGACATGGACGCGATGACCCTCGCCGTGGTCCGCGACCGCCTGCGCACCGGGCGCAAGCCCCCGCGCGACCTCGTGCTGGCCTTCCTCGCGGACGAGGAGGCGGGCGGCACGCACGGGGCGCGGTTCCTGGTGGACAAGCACCCGGAGCTGTTCGAGGGCGTGACCGAGGGCATCGGCGAGGTCGGCGGCTTCTCCTTCACGGTCAACGACCAGGTCCGGCTCTATCTGGTGGAGACGGCCGAGAAGGGCATGCACTGGATGCGCCTGACCGTCGAGGGGCGCGCCGGGCACGGCTCGATGGAGAACGACGACAACGCCATCACCGAGCTGTGCGAGGCGGTCGCCCGGCTGGGACGGCACAACTTCCCGCTTCGGATCACCAAGACCGTCCGGGCGTTCCTGGACGAGCTGTCGGACGCGCTCGGGGTCGAGCTGGACCCGGAGAACATGGACGAGACGCTGCGGGTGCTCGGCGGCATCGCCAAGATGATCGGCACCACGCTGCGCAACACCGCGCAGCCGACCATGCTCGGCGCCGGCTACAAGGTGAACGTGATCCCCGGTCAGGCCACCGCGCACGTGGACGGGCGCTTCCTGCCCGGCTACGAGGAGGAGTTCCTGGCCGAGCTGGACAGCGTGCTCGGCCCGCGCGTGAAGCGGGAGAGCCTGCACTCGGACCGCGCGATCGAGACCAGCTTCGACGGCGCGCTGGTCGAGGCGATGCAGACGGCACTGCGGGCGGAGGACCCGATCGCCCGCGCGGTGCCGTACTGCCTGTCGGGCGGGACGGACGCCAAGTCGTTCCAGGACCTCGGGATCCGCTGCTTCGGCTTCGCGCCGCTCCAGCTGCCGCCGGAGCTGGACTTCGCCGGGATGTTCCACGGGGTGGACGAGCGGGTGCCGGTCGACGGCCTGAAGTTCGGCGTGCGCGTGCTGGATCGCTTCATCGACGCCTGCTGA
- a CDS encoding PP2C family protein-serine/threonine phosphatase yields the protein MAPYIAVSALSHEGLVREHNEDSLTVGPWTLCATVTTNPQTLLFPLGPPCVVAVADGLGGHPGGEVASALVARRLAADGPGLDGEEAVRAELQDCNHAVYAAAAEAPELAAMGTTVAGLVLLPEQVVAFNVGDSRVYRVTAEGLSRVSVDDSPPLPPGRRVTSMVTQTLGGSLGLTFVEPHVRATPLAAGDRYLVCSDGLTDPVPEDELAALLARSDEGEEQADGKAAFELWKAAIEAGGPDNITLALVRIGG from the coding sequence ATGGCGCCGTACATCGCGGTGAGCGCGCTGAGCCACGAGGGCCTGGTGCGCGAGCACAACGAGGACAGCCTGACGGTCGGGCCGTGGACGCTCTGTGCGACCGTGACCACCAATCCGCAGACCCTGCTCTTCCCGCTCGGCCCGCCCTGCGTGGTCGCGGTCGCCGACGGTCTGGGCGGCCATCCCGGCGGCGAGGTGGCCAGCGCCCTGGTGGCCCGGCGGCTCGCCGCGGACGGGCCCGGGCTGGACGGCGAGGAGGCCGTCCGGGCCGAACTCCAGGACTGCAACCACGCGGTGTACGCGGCCGCCGCCGAGGCTCCGGAGCTGGCCGCGATGGGCACCACGGTGGCCGGCCTGGTGCTGCTGCCCGAGCAGGTGGTGGCCTTCAACGTGGGCGACAGCCGGGTCTACCGGGTCACCGCGGAGGGGCTGAGCCGGGTGAGCGTGGACGACAGTCCGCCGCTGCCGCCCGGCCGGCGCGTCACCTCGATGGTCACCCAGACGCTGGGCGGCTCGCTCGGGTTGACCTTCGTCGAGCCGCACGTGCGCGCCACGCCACTGGCGGCCGGCGACCGCTACCTGGTGTGCAGCGACGGCCTGACCGATCCGGTGCCGGAGGACGAACTGGCCGCTCTGCTGGCCCGATCGGACGAGGGCGAGGAGCAGGCGGACGGCAAGGCCGCCTTCGAACTGTGGAAGGCCGCGATCGAGGCCGGCGGGCCGGACAACATCACCCTGGCACTGGTGCGGATCGGCGGATGA
- a CDS encoding TetR family transcriptional regulator — translation MREALVAAAFELFLERGFEQTTIDDIVSLAGVGRRSFFRYFPAKEDVVFPDHERGLADMTEFLESGTGEEDPVKHASDAARLVLRMYAEQPSFSVQRYRLTRKVPGLRAYELSVVWRYEHTLAHYLRGRFADRPDGALRADVIAAAVVAAHNHALRTWLRSGGESDWVAEVESAMAFVTGTWSDRPAEGAADGGEPGADEVVVLVASRRAPLWRMVQGIESALGESRKV, via the coding sequence ATGCGCGAGGCGCTGGTCGCCGCGGCCTTCGAGCTCTTCCTGGAGCGCGGCTTCGAACAGACCACCATCGACGACATCGTCTCCCTCGCCGGAGTCGGCCGGCGCTCCTTCTTCCGCTACTTCCCGGCCAAGGAGGACGTGGTCTTCCCCGACCACGAGCGCGGCCTCGCCGACATGACGGAGTTCCTGGAGTCCGGCACCGGCGAGGAGGACCCGGTCAAGCACGCCAGCGACGCCGCCCGCCTGGTCCTGCGGATGTACGCCGAGCAGCCGTCCTTCTCCGTCCAGCGCTACCGGCTCACCCGCAAGGTGCCCGGCCTGCGCGCGTACGAGCTGTCGGTGGTCTGGCGCTACGAGCACACCCTCGCGCACTACCTGCGCGGCCGGTTCGCCGACCGCCCGGACGGCGCGCTGCGCGCCGACGTGATCGCCGCCGCCGTGGTCGCCGCGCACAACCACGCCCTGCGCACCTGGCTGCGGTCGGGCGGGGAGAGCGACTGGGTGGCCGAGGTGGAAAGCGCCATGGCCTTCGTCACCGGGACGTGGAGCGACCGCCCGGCCGAGGGCGCCGCGGACGGCGGCGAGCCCGGGGCGGACGAGGTGGTCGTGCTGGTCGCCAGCCGCCGGGCGCCGCTGTGGCGGATGGTCCAGGGCATCGAGAGCGCGCTGGGGGAGTCCCGGAAGGTCTAG